gtaaattaataatatactgTGAGCTCAATACGTAAATAAGTTTTCGATCATGTCTAGAATTCttgagttttactggtggttggacctcttgtgaggccgcacgggtaggtacgacctccctgcctatttctaccgtgaagcagtaatgcgtttcggtttgaagggtggagcagccgttgtaactgtactgataccttagaacttatatctcaaagtcggtggcgcatttacgtcgctccagtacccacttaacaccaggtgggctgtgagctcgtccacccctctaaacaataaaaaaataagtcaatAAACGTTATTTGGACTAATTCAGCAATTCAGTTGAAGAAGATTCAAAGCTACATGCTTAAGCATCGATAAGACGACAATCGCTTGTAAATTGTATCGTTCTAACCTAACGTCTAACAACACGGGCAAGGTGAGGTAAGCCGCTAAAAGGGCAGACGTGCCGATATAAAACGTGAACATCCCTGCATCGAGTATTCGACATCCGACGCTGCTCTCAGATATAACGAAACGAAAGAGACGATTCGCTATGACGAAATTGGTAAGAATTTTCATTTGTTGaacatatatttaatgttaTGCTGTGATTAAAATCAAAAAGGGACCACAACTCGGTGATTTTAGTGCCGTTGAAGCTATAAGACTCATCAGATGCGAAGTGGTCGGTCGCTCAGGGATATTGGTAATGGTAGAGCTTAGCAGTTCTAGGCGATAGGGATGAGATTTGCTAGCATCGCACATCCAACATCTAAACGGAGACGAGGGGCTTACCTccaagcaattcctcagagcgctTTATTGGGATATCTaaatatcttctttttcttcaccttatcccactaggtggggtcggcacagcaaatttttctattccattctcttctatcagccgtcagctcaaactcactcctctctctctctcatatcattaTTCACACacaccatccatgtcttcttcggtcgacttcttccgcctctaccatttccatacatctcctagtcgcatgcttctctctacgcatcacatgtccatgtCCATCACATGGCTAAATGaacaaattaattgttaatttactttattttaaattaataaattatattaatacaactaaattaaatattagcaattaaattaattaccatATCATActacttttaatgaaattaattactataaattgataactaaaattttattgcaaaatgACATATTATGGTTATTTTTAGTACATTTTTAGCGGATCGCAGACACGGTTAAAACAACACACATTTACGGTTTAGtctcgtgtttattattttcattttctaattaCCTTAAGTCGTCTGTGTCATGAAAACGGTAAAATGTTCGAAAGCTTAATCTATTATTTTAGCAAATTATATAGGCAATTACTTTTTTACGTCATTTACGTCACTTATTTTTGACGAATCCAGATTGTCAAAAATAAGAATGTCATCTAGAGAAAATACAGGCAATTAGTAAACATTTATATtcagtactagctgacccggcataccTTGTAGTGCTGCAatccataaataaaagacctaaacttttgtatcaaaataaacttaaaacaaacaaaaggaatccgtccgacgacggggacatcaaaggaaaaacaaaatagttatttttgtttaattccgagcattttcatatttatctacattttaaaccctctctggacttccacaaataatacaacaccaaaattagcctaatcggtccagccgttctcgagttttaacgagactaacgaacagcaattcatttttatctatttcGACGATTCCAGATTATTTGGCTGGCGGCATTAGCAGTGGCAGTGAAGAGTGAGCGGTTAGATCATTTGTTGCCACAAGGATATGCCCCTGCGAGTGCGGGGGCCTTCAGTGGACAAGCTTCACCGCCCTTCAAATTCGAAAATGTGAACAACGGAGATGGGAATTATCGGTTCAGGTATaccaaaaaataatctcacGGGCTTAGCTACGATAGAATGTTGAATGTTGATATACTGGtcttaggacctcttgtgagtccccacgagtaggtaccaccacaaccccgcctatttctgctgtgaaacagtaatgcgtttcggtttgaagggtgggacagccgttgtgactatactacgaccttagaacttatatctcaagctgggtgatgcatttacgttgtacatgtctatgggctccagtaaccacttaacaccaggtaggctgtgagctcgtccacccatctacgcaataaaaaaaatataagtcgAAGATTTTTTAGTTTAGACGGTCCTATTAactctttcttttctttctctttttcctattccacatgaccacgactgctctgctaAGAGTAACCGCCTATGATGTTGAGTCACTCTTAATCTGGTTTCTCAATCGGTTCATAATTGTACATTTACGatcatacatatacataatccACTAGGTACGCATAAGAATAccgatacatattttatttatttatggctcaaccaataaatatgaaaattttgcTAAGTGGTTTTTGTAGGCACCGGCTTACCTGTGACCCTGAAGTGATGTCCATTGGAGGCAGGAGCGTCTGCCTTGAGTGAAAATTTATCCTCAAAGCAAATGTAGGTTGTAATTCGCTgccaaattaaatttttgtattacaTTTAAGAGCCTAGGCGCAGACTTCATTAGAGGCACGTGCTGGCTTGTTTTGGCTGTTATAAACTGAACTGGGATCTGTTTATTACTGTTGATGAATTCATGAAATTCAGAAGTGGAAAGAAAAAACAGGgcttaatatacttttttttgaaattatttacactttatttacttactttaaaaaaatttaacaccTACTGCGAATTAAATTTGATTctcaataatttattatattttttcagaaTATGCGATACTTAAATCTCAGATAATCATAACGATTTTTAACTAagcatttttaaaaattttaaagctacttttttttatctcttatatatattacattttaaGTGTAAATATGTAGTGTAAATTCTAGAGAAGACAATATTTTAGATGCTTGTGATTATAAACATGATAATTGATACGTCAACAGAGTTGTATacaaagtaaaattaattttgaatctttttattttttattgcttaaatgggtggacgagctcacagtccacctggtgttaagtggttactggagcccatatacatctacaacgtaaatgcgccacccaccttgagacataagttctaaggtctcaagtatagttacaacggctgccccactcttcaaatcgaaacgtattactgattcacggcagaaataggcagcagcgcggactcagaagaggtcctaccaccagtaaaccatctCTTCTGAAATTTTTCCTTACTTTGTTTCTAACTAATCACATGTTACAAATTTTAGCTATGAAACCCCAGAAGGTATATCAGCATACGAGAGCGGCGCCCCACGAGCTTCCGGACCAGAGGGACCTGCTGTGACCGCTGAAGGCGGGTTCTCGTACCGCGCCCCTGACGGCCAGCAGATCTCTCTAACTTACACCGCCGATGAAAACGGCTTCCATCCAGTTGGTGCTCACCTTCCAACGCCACCCCCAATTCCTGAAGCGATTCAAAGATCCTTGGAGTTAAACCGACAGAACCCTTCTTCGTAAGTTTCAGCAaagcttcttctttttcttcttatcagcccatagacatccactgctggacataggcctcccccaagcctcgccacaaagaccggtcctgcgctgcctgcatccagcgaatccctgcgaacctcaatagatcgttggcccatcttgtgggaggcctacccagcAAAGCTTAATaggttttaattaagttttttttaacgatatgatgacttttttttcatgaattacatctaaataaaataactgtTATTAATTTTGCTACGATGAGGTAATTATGATTAAGAAATGACATGGGTGTCGCGTTTTATGATCACGCACCAGTAGGCAGTCGTAGCACTAtcatgcttatttctgctgtgacaTTCGTTCTAGTTAAGATGAAGGAAGACTTTTACGTTTACGATTTGAACTGGCCGGGAATTCTCATTTTTCTTTATGGACTTCAGTAGCAACTGAATTATAGAACGCATAGTTTGATACGCATAGTTTGTCTACAATTCAGTTGCTATTTGGATGTAAAAAAAACGCAGGTTTTAAACTTCAAATTGCCCTATACCTTGACTTTTTTTGGTTGAGGACATTGTTCCACTTAGTTTAGTAgttcataaacttttttttaatttatctttaagcatttttattcataaataagACAGCTTATATCTAAGGAGTTCTCAATCAGTCTATCATAAGATAatgattaataaaagtaaaactaCGTGTGGGACAgtgaattaataaatgttgtgtaTTTTAGGAGAGGCTTATTTCGTTTCTAGTTTTTAAAACACTATAGTGTCGTTTGTATTTCAGTGATGGTGGCTCTCGCAACAACGGAGGAGGTAACAATGGGCGCAATGGAtaccattattaaaattattgataaAACTACTACAAAATATACCCCCGCTTTTCTGTTATAGCTGTACCTCATATACTCGTGTACTGTGATATCATTGTGACTATTATCAACATAATTATTGTTACAGTTAATACAATGAAATGTATAACCAATGGACAATAAACTTGAGAatatcatataatattttttattgattggttATTGTCCTTACATCCTtgtgtttaaacattattaaaataataatgttaatacgTATTTATCGtacactaatttaaaaaaattataatattggtcCTATTCATGTTTATCGTTGATATAAAGCTAcagttataaattattttaagcttATCGGATAAAAACAAATCTGTACTGATTCGGTAAGGCCTTGATTCCTCTCTTGGAGCTAGCTACAATAATTGCAGAATTGTTTTGTAGAAAAACGTGATTTATGCAGGACATTTAACTATCTTTTAACCATAAGTATAATTGCAAGAAAACTACACCACATTCCAACAATTGGAACATAGATTCCTTTGACACAGacgatgataaaaataaaaataattaaaggaaGAGGTGACATGAAAATTGACGATTGAGTAAATTGTATAGACTAGTGTATTGCATACCAAAACATAGTTTGCATTGAAAATCTAtcggtattgtttttttttaacttgtaaAACGTATTAAGCTCCTTGTTGATCTCTTAGAACTCAAAAGCTTGTTTCAAAAATTCAGCCCATTTTCCAATCTAATTCTTAGTACGCAGCTTTAACGTGTACTTGAGAAAAAACACTGCGGTGTATTTGCATATGAAAAATCGTTAATCCTGAAGATTCCCTTAAGATAATGGATAAAACTTATTCAATTATTACTTTCTTCAGTCATTGAAAAgtaatatgtttaaatttaatacgaCGTTTGAGGTGGTTGAAAGTCACGTTCTAAGTTTTTGTCACATACATCCTTACAAGCGAAGCTAATTAATGTGTGTTAAAATGTgtgttaatacgtgaagcaaaaacgttgtatccatttttacgaaaattgtgcggaaggaggagtatgaaattatccacatttatagagaatatagaggagtgcacaatgcaaatttttttttttcaaataatgcataaataatactttaaaccaataaaataaacattacacacaccaacacgtatttgacacacacacacacacacacgcatatatactattttgtttattgttaaagtctgtggtcaagttgtaaatagattaatattgtttttctataatattatttgtctttattgtATGTAcccttagcgaaatctgtgattatagaagtaaagtctttgacaatagaaccataataatgttcaaacttaaa
The Bombyx mori chromosome 17, ASM3026992v2 DNA segment above includes these coding regions:
- the CPR7 gene encoding cuticular protein RR-1 motif 7 precursor, whose amino-acid sequence is MTKLIIWLAALAVAVKSERLDHLLPQGYAPASAGAFSGQASPPFKFENVNNGDGNYRFSYETPEGISAYESGAPRASGPEGPAVTAEGGFSYRAPDGQQISLTYTADENGFHPVGAHLPTPPPIPEAIQRSLELNRQNPSSDGGSRNNGGGNNGRNGYHY